The DNA segment GCCCCCGGGCGGCGGGTACCGCTGCGGGGGTTTTGTCATTGACTCCGGCCCAGACACTGAGACCGTCCTCGCTGCTGTCGACGAGCCCAAACGCGTCGGCCGTCGCGAGTGCTGCGAGGAGCTCTTGCCACTGCTCAGGAGATAAGGCGTGAGGTACGTACGCCTCCACACGTCCGCAACCCTTGCCACGCGTCACGGTGGACACGATGCCTAGGGCTGCGAGACGTGCGGTCATCCTGTCGACGCGACCATCAGGGGGTAACACGAGACGATCTTTCGACTGCACCTTCCCCCCCTCGCGATCTAGTTAGCCAAGAGCGAGCTAGTTATCTAGATTAGAGGTAGTGGTCTAGATTTTCCATATGTCTGAGCAGCCGCCGTACCTGCGCATCGTTGACGTGCTACGACAGCGCATCACCGATCAGGAGTGGGTACCGGGAGACCGGTTGCCGTCCCGTGCGCAACTGGCGCAAGAGTGCGGAGTGGGCGAAGCCGTCGTTCGTCGCGCCCAGGAGGTGCTGATCTCTCAGGGCGTTCTGGAGGGCCGTGCAGGCTCAGGAACCTACGTCGCGGAGCCGCAAGAGCGAGTACGCATGGTCCGCTCGCGGCAGCACGAGCACACCGACGGCTCGCTGTTCCGCGCCGAGATGGCCGCGCTCGGCAAGAAGGGCACGTGGGAGAGCCGCAGCGAAGCGATGGTGTCGGCGCCGGCGGACATCGCGGCGCGTCTCGGCATCCCCGAGGCGGACTACTGCGTGCGCACGTCGTACGAGTACCTGGCAGACGGCAAACCCGTTCTGCTGTCGACGAGTTGGGAGCCGTACAGCATCACGTCCGGGACGCTCGCGGTTCTGCCCGAGGGCGGACCGTTCGCAGGGATGGGCGTGGTGCGACGCATGGCCGAGATCGGCATCACGGTCAGCCGGGCGACGGAGCAGCCCGAACCCCGGCAGGCGACCGCCGAGGAGGCATCACTCCTGGGCGTCCAGAAGGGCGCTTTCGTCACGCACATCCGGCGGACGTACTACAGCGACGACGGCCGCCCCGTGGAGACGGCGGACATCGTGGTTCCCGCCGCCCGCTGCGAGATCGTCTACGAGATTCCGTTTTCTAGATAGCCGTCCGCGCGTACCCCGCACCACAAGCGCACCAGATCGAGCAGGGAACAGCGGGGAACCACGGTGAAAGCCGCCAAGGCCGACGAGGCGGCACCCATGCCGTTCGCGCAGTTCAGCGCCCACCCCGCCTGCAAATGATCTCAGCTTCCCAAGCTGAGAGCGCGAGTTCGATTCTCGTCACCCGCTCCACGAAGAAGGCCCAGGTCGGAGACCCGGGCCATTTTACTGTCCGCTGCGATCACTCGCCGCGTGCCAGATTCGTGCCAGAAGCCTGGTCGCGCTCCTTCTCTCTGGCAGCAGCCCGAGCCTTCCGCACGGTCGCATCCAGCCCGGTGGCGACCTCTTCTTGCCGCTCGTCGTCGGGGTGCTGATAGATCAGCGCCGCCTTCTCCGAGGACCGACCGGCACGGACCATGGTGTCTTTGAGCGTGGCCCCGACTCTGCTGCTCAATTCGAGGGATGGTCACGCACCGCATCCGAGAGGGGCCGGACCGCCTCCTCGCGAGGCCCGTTCCACGCGCCCCGTCGACAGGCCGGCGTCACTCTCCGCAATTGAGCAACAGAGTCGGCCCCGGAGCGCGTGGACAGCGTGTGCCCGGTGTGCCGAAGGTCGTAGAACCGGAAGCCCTCAGGCATCCCGACGACCTCTCGTGCCCGCCGCCACTTACGCCCGAAGGTGCTGCGCCGGAACGGAGCACCTTTCTCCCCCACGAAGATCAGCCCATCGGGGCCTGGCTCGGCGTAGCTCTCCAGATGCCAGCGGAACTCCCGGCGGAGGAACGCGGGAAGAATCACAGTCCGGGTGCCCGCCTCCGACTTGGTGTCGCCCCGGACGCGCCGCCCGTTCATCCGCTCGGGCTCGGCGAGACGGACGCGGACTCGAAGGTTGTCGAGGTCGACGTCTCGGCGACGGAGGCCGGCCAGTTCCTCCGGACGCATAGGACCGTACGCGCCGAGGTAGACCATGAGCCGCCACCGCATCCCCACCGCTTCGGCGAGGGCATCGACCTGGGCGACGGTGGCGATGCGCCGCTCAGCCGCCTTCTCCTTACCAGCGCCCTCGATTCGGCACGGGTTGCGCGTGATCAGCTCGTCATCCACGGCCGTCTCCATGATGGCCTTGAGGAGCCGATACGCCTTGGCCGTCATCGTCTTGACGTTCGTGGTCCGCAGCCGATCAGCCCGCCACTCCCGGACACGCGGAGCGGTGATCTCGTCCAAGTCCGACTCGGCGAAGGCGAACAGGTGCTTGTCGAGGAGGTAGCGGTACAGATCGCGGGTGAGCTGCGCAAGCTCCCGCTCGTCGACCCACTTGTCGGCGTAGGCCCGGAAGCTCACCGCGCCTGCTTCGGGGTCACGCCACTCGCCCCGGCGGATCTCCGTCTGTTTCTCGGCAAGCCAGTCGTCGGCATCAGCCGTCGTCTCGAAGGTGATGGGAGCCGGACGCATCACGCCTTCAGGGCCCGGATACCGCGCCTGGTACCGGCCGGAGGGAAGCCGTCTGATCGCGCCGAAACGGCGGCGCCTGCCCTTGCTGTTGGCCATCAGGCGGCGGGTCTATCATGATTTAGGCGTTCTTAGACCCTTTGACCTAGTGGTTTTTGGTTGGTCTGTCTGGCCTGTACCCGTCCGGCGGTAAGGCGGCCGTCGAAGAGCTGGTCGAACTCGTTCAATGCGGCCTTCCA comes from the Streptomyces sp. KMM 9044 genome and includes:
- a CDS encoding GntR family transcriptional regulator — translated: MSEQPPYLRIVDVLRQRITDQEWVPGDRLPSRAQLAQECGVGEAVVRRAQEVLISQGVLEGRAGSGTYVAEPQERVRMVRSRQHEHTDGSLFRAEMAALGKKGTWESRSEAMVSAPADIAARLGIPEADYCVRTSYEYLADGKPVLLSTSWEPYSITSGTLAVLPEGGPFAGMGVVRRMAEIGITVSRATEQPEPRQATAEEASLLGVQKGAFVTHIRRTYYSDDGRPVETADIVVPAARCEIVYEIPFSR
- a CDS encoding tyrosine-type recombinase/integrase, giving the protein MANSKGRRRRFGAIRRLPSGRYQARYPGPEGVMRPAPITFETTADADDWLAEKQTEIRRGEWRDPEAGAVSFRAYADKWVDERELAQLTRDLYRYLLDKHLFAFAESDLDEITAPRVREWRADRLRTTNVKTMTAKAYRLLKAIMETAVDDELITRNPCRIEGAGKEKAAERRIATVAQVDALAEAVGMRWRLMVYLGAYGPMRPEELAGLRRRDVDLDNLRVRVRLAEPERMNGRRVRGDTKSEAGTRTVILPAFLRREFRWHLESYAEPGPDGLIFVGEKGAPFRRSTFGRKWRRAREVVGMPEGFRFYDLRHTGHTLSTRSGADSVAQLRRVTPACRRGAWNGPREEAVRPLSDAVRDHPSN